A single region of the Sorghum bicolor cultivar BTx623 chromosome 7, Sorghum_bicolor_NCBIv3, whole genome shotgun sequence genome encodes:
- the LOC8084997 gene encoding uncharacterized protein LOC8084997: MADVSGAITPASCRRCLSPTAVVVHDAIQEDTVQQDGAPTMDGMAVRIQFLNKSILRFPSNLRRIAADKDYIAPRTVALGPYYHGLRKLQAMEEVKRTAVGFFFQGLAAAAAGAAAESRESAYQKMVPIARQVRGWYADAAGIATHDDDAFTTMMFVDGCFLVQFIGTMLRKGVEETAAASPLRSMIQPHLLGIMRDMMLLENQIPWPVMEFFMRLQGLQTKHIIALLVSWGLEGRVWRDSQEPLSLVDIDERYTPSHLLCLIRFYKVGSACGSGGGGGRRRRRRNGEEGISGKAVPISTSAAELAEMGIKLRAREKTTKLSDMNLIKGPLFATLSLPPLYVDSLAANWLVNMAAFEMCTEASSTDEYAVNSYLSVLSLLMNQENDVRELRVKHIVHGFFGDEETLEFFKSLTPILYLDGQAYLRIIVDLEAYRQKRRAWIAVYSFLYNNAKTIATVLSIVGVLVGIFKALYSLKKQQM, encoded by the coding sequence ATGGCAGACGTCTCTGGCGCCATCACCCCAGCCAGCTGCAGGCGCTGTCTGTCTCCAACTGCGGTGGTGGTCCATGACGCCATCCAAGAGGACACAGTGCAGCAGGATGGGGCACCAACCATGGATGGCATGGCAGTTCGAATTCAGTTCTTGAACAAGTCCATCCTCAGGTTTCCTTCCAACCTCCGAAGGATCGCTGCAGACAAGGACTACATCGCCCCGAGGACCGTGGCTCTTGGTCCCTACTACCATGGCCTCCGCAAGCTCCAGGCGATGGAGGAAGTGAAGCGCACGGCCGTCGGCTTCTTCTTCCAGGGACTggctgcagctgctgctggtGCCGCCGCCGAGTCGCGGGAGTCAGCCTACCAGAAGATGGTTCCCATCGCACGCCAAGTCCGTGGCTGGTACGCCGACGCCGCAGGTATCGCTACCCACGACGACGATGCGTTTACTACCATGATGTTCGTCGATGGATGCTTTCTGGTGCAGTTCATCGGCACCATGCTGCGTAAAGGAGTTGAAGAGACAGCTGCTGCTTCTCCGCTGAGAAGCATGATTCAGCCACACCTGCTGGGCATAATGAGGGACATGATGCTGCTCGAGAACCAGATCCCATGGCCGGTGATGGAGTTCTTCATGCGCCTGCAGGGCTTGCAGACCAAACACATCATAGCCTTGCTGGTGTCATGGGGCCTCGAGGGCAGAGTGTGGCGGGACTCACAGGAACCACTGTCTCTGGTCGACATTGACGAAAGGTACACCCCATCACATCTCCTTTGCCTCATCCGCTTCTACAAAGTCGGCAGCGcctgcggcagcggcggcggcggcggcagaagaagaagaagaaggaatgGAGAGGAGGGCATCTCCGGCAAGGCTGTGCCCATATCTACCAGCGCGGCGGAGCTGGCCGAGATGGGCATCAAGCTGAGAGCCAGGGAGAAGACGACCAAGCTGTCGGATATGAACCTCATCAAGGGCCCCTTGTTCGCCACGCTGTCCCTGCCGCCGCTGTACGTGGACAGCCTCGCCGCCAACTGGCTCGTCAACATGGCGGCGTTCGAGATGTGCACGGAGGCGAGCTCCACGGACGAGTACGCCGTCAACTCGTACCTCTCCGTGCTGTCGCTGCTGATGAACCAGGAGAACGacgtgcgcgagctgcgcgtgAAGCACATCGTGCACGGCTTCTTCGGCGACGAGGAGACGCTCGAGTTCTTCAAGAGCCTCACCCCGATTCTGTACCTAGATGGCCAGGCCTACCTTCGGATCATCGTGGACCTTGAGGCCTACAGGCAGAAGCGGCGTGCTTGGATAGCCGTCTACAGTTTCCTCTACAACAACGCCAAGACCATTGCGACGGTGCTGTCCATCGTCGGGGTGCTGGTGGGCATCTTCAAGGCGCTCTACTCGCTCAAGAAACAACAGATGTGA